The Papaver somniferum cultivar HN1 chromosome 3, ASM357369v1, whole genome shotgun sequence genome includes a region encoding these proteins:
- the LOC113361550 gene encoding homeobox-leucine zipper protein ATHB-40-like isoform X2, which produces MSSSYTTSDEILGMDDQNQMLLFSQQFYPDSYNQLIPQEIKLESSETKPKRRRRKNKGGDVLSSEDIKVGNSLMKKRKLTDLQVTLLEQNFGDEHKLESERKDKLAAELGLDPRQVAVWFQNRRARWKNKKLEEEYSKLKSSHDNVILQKCHLEAEALNRYVSH; this is translated from the exons ATGAGCAGCAGTTACACAACTAGTGATGAAATACTAGGAATGGATGATCAAAATCAAATGTTACTATTTTCTCAACAATTCTATCCAGACTCTTACAACCAATTGATTCCACAGGAAATCA AACTGGAatcatcagaaacaaaaccaaagagaagaagaagaaagaataaagGAGGAGATGTGTTAAGTAGTGAAGACATCAAAGTTGGTAATAGTTTAATGAAGAAGAGGAAATTAACTGATTTACAAGTGACTTTGCTGGAACAAAATTTTGGTGATGAGCATAAATTAGAGTCTGAAAGGAAAGATAAGCTTGCTGCTGAATTAGGGCTGGATCCTAGACAAGTTGCTGTGTGGTTCCAGAACCGAAGAGCTAGATGGAAGAACAAGAAACTTGAAGAAGAGTACTCCAAGCTCAAGTCTTCACACGATAATGTCATCCTTCAAAAGTGCCATCTTGAAGCAGAG gctttgaatCGTTATGTTTCGCATTAG
- the LOC113361550 gene encoding homeobox-leucine zipper protein ATHB-40-like isoform X1, producing MSSSYTTSDEILGMDDQNQMLLFSQQFYPDSYNQLIPQEIKLESSETKPKRRRRKNKGGDVLSSEDIKVGNSLMKKRKLTDLQVTLLEQNFGDEHKLESERKDKLAAELGLDPRQVAVWFQNRRARWKNKKLEEEYSKLKSSHDNVILQKCHLEAEVLQLKERLSETEKELRRVTEQFDGVSICSPNSSFSVDVEQHYLGGEFNMVEAGYDNLLYIPENNWVNLYGF from the exons ATGAGCAGCAGTTACACAACTAGTGATGAAATACTAGGAATGGATGATCAAAATCAAATGTTACTATTTTCTCAACAATTCTATCCAGACTCTTACAACCAATTGATTCCACAGGAAATCA AACTGGAatcatcagaaacaaaaccaaagagaagaagaagaaagaataaagGAGGAGATGTGTTAAGTAGTGAAGACATCAAAGTTGGTAATAGTTTAATGAAGAAGAGGAAATTAACTGATTTACAAGTGACTTTGCTGGAACAAAATTTTGGTGATGAGCATAAATTAGAGTCTGAAAGGAAAGATAAGCTTGCTGCTGAATTAGGGCTGGATCCTAGACAAGTTGCTGTGTGGTTCCAGAACCGAAGAGCTAGATGGAAGAACAAGAAACTTGAAGAAGAGTACTCCAAGCTCAAGTCTTCACACGATAATGTCATCCTTCAAAAGTGCCATCTTGAAGCAGAG GTTTTGCAATTGAAGGAGAGACTGTCTGAAACTGAAAAGGAACTACGCAGGGTGACGGAGCAATTTGACGGAGTTTCGATTTGTAGTCCTAATTCATCTTTTTCAGTGGACGTTGAGCAACACTATCTTGGTGGAGAGTTTAATATGGTGGAAGCAGGATATGACAATCTTCTCTACATTCCTGAAAACAATTGGGTGAATCTGTATGgattttag
- the LOC113359855 gene encoding uncharacterized protein LOC113359855, which produces MVLSGSMSDSDNSIWDSDEILTSDCDSENSSTYTKPLLDMDEVVEGELQSSRSSIETITPIIFTAATMDNKRPHGGSTFGRRTIVRDRRRRHNLIIRDYFRGEDSKYPPQHFRRRFRMDISLFIRILHDITNYDKYFTQRYDDVKREGLSPLQKMIAAVRMLAYDLPADILDEYIQIGESTAVECLKRFCDAIIGIYEKEYLRKPNENDIARLLKEAESRGFPGMIGIAPPCEFAIQGKKYNMGYYMSDGIYPKYATLIQTISNPSNDREELFSKRQEAVRKDVERAFGVLQSRWRIVKGPARNWKAKDLGKIMKTCIILHNMIIENEEPQGTDPARWEPHVEERVRLVNLEHDHRFLVCRMMYRMKQVRSTEAHDTLKTDIINHLWDTHTNQSNVSTRN; this is translated from the exons ATGGTTTTGTCAGGTTCAATGTCCGACTCCGACAACTCAATCTGGGACTCTGATGAAATTTTAACGTCTGATTGTGATAGCGAAAATTCGTCCACTTACACCAAACCATTGTTAGACATGGATGAGGTGGTCGAAGGTGAGTTACAATCTTCTAGAAGTTCCATTGAAACAATTACTCCTATAATTTTCACAGCTGCGACAATGGATAACAAGCGACCTCATGGTGGATCTACTTTTGGTAGACGCACAATTGTTCGCGATAGGAGACGACGTCACAATCTTATTATTCGTGATTACTTTAGAGGTGAAGACTCGAAATACCCTCCACAACATTTCCGTCGTCGTTTTCGTATGGATATTAGCCTTTTCATTCGCATATTACATGATATTACAAATTATGATAAGTACTTTACACAAAGGTATGATGATGTTAAAAGGGAAGGTTTAAGTCCTTTGCAGAAAATGATTGCAGCTGTACGGATGCTTGCCTATGATTTGCCAGCTGATATTCTTGATGAATATATACAGATTGGTGAAAGTACTGCAGTTGAATGTCTCAAGCGTTTTTGCGATGCCATAATCGGAATATATGAGAAAGAGTATCTAAGAAAACCAAATGAAAATGACATAGCTAGGTTGCTTAAGGAAGCAGAGAGTCGTGGTTTTCCAGGCATGATTGGGA TTGCTCCACCTTGTGAATTTGCAATACAAGGTAAAAAGTATAATATGGGGTATTACATGTCGGACGGAATTTATCCCAAATATGCCACACTAATTCAAACTATCTCTAACCCAAGTAATGATAGAGAGGAATTATTTTCTAAGCGACAAGAAGCTGTGAGGAAAGATGTGGAACGAGCTTTTGGAGTTTTACAGAGTAGGTGGAGAATTGTAAAGGGCCCAGCGCGTAATTGGAAGGCAAAAGACCTTGGTAAAATAATGAAGACGTGTATTATCTTGCACAATATGATTATCGAGAATGAAGAACCTCAAGGAACTGATCCGGCACGATGGGAGCCTCATGTAGAAGAAAGAGTTAGGCTTGTTAATTTAGAGCATGATCATCGCTTTCTTGTTTGCAGGATGATGTATAGAATGAAACAAGTTCGAAGCACCGAAGCACATGACACACTGAAAACTGATATTATCAACCACTTGTGGGATACACATACGAACCAAAGCAACGTCTCTACTAGAAATTAA